A genomic stretch from Dermochelys coriacea isolate rDerCor1 chromosome 24, rDerCor1.pri.v4, whole genome shotgun sequence includes:
- the EFNA1 gene encoding ephrin-A1 isoform X2, translating into MALLWVPLLGLCCWLAAADRHPVFWNSSNPKFLLDDYTVEVRLNDYLDIICPHYEEGSAPARTMERYTLYLVEYKEYMACKPHSKEQIRWECNKPAALHGPERFSEKFQRFTPFTLGKEFKEGHSYYYISKPIHHHGDGCLKLKVTVAGKANDADMQVLRSVGQNSALRSGSPVTLISLLLPLMVPQGL; encoded by the exons ATGGCGCTGCTCTGGGTGCCTCTGCTGGGGCTTTGCTGCTGGCTAGCGGCCGCGGACCGGCACCCGGTGTTCTGGAACAGCTCCAACCCCAA GTTCCTGTTGGATGACTACACAGTGGAGGTCCGGCTCAACGACTACCTGGACATCATCTGTCCGCACTACGAGGAGGGCAGTGCGCCGGCCCGCACCATGGAGCGCTACACTCTCTACCTGGTGGAGTATAAGGAGTACATGGCCTGCAAACCCCACTCCAAGGAGCAGATCCGCTGGGAGTGCAACAAGCCAGCCGCCCTGCATGGCCCCGAGCGGTTCTCAGAGAAGTTCCAGCGCTTCACGCCCTTCACCCTGGGGAAGGAGTTCAAGGAGGGACACAGCTACTACTACATCT CAAAACCAATTCACCACCATGGTGACGGCTGCCTGAAGCTGAAAGTGACTGTGGCTGGCAAAGCCA ACGACGCGGACATGCAGGTCCTGAGGAGCGTGGGCCAGAACTCGGCACTGCGGAGTGGCAGCCCTGTCACCTTGATcagcctcctgctgcccctgATGGTGCCGCAAGGCCTGTGA
- the DPM3 gene encoding dolichol-phosphate mannosyltransferase subunit 3 has protein sequence MTKLVQWMCGLALLGTAWATLALDPLGLHLPLPWQQVLWPFPMYLLVAFGCYSLATIGYRLATFNDCKAAAKELQEQIREARADLSRRGLKF, from the coding sequence ATGACCAAGCTGGTGCAGTGGATGTGCGGACTGGCCCTGCTGGGCACTGCCTGGGCCACCCTGGCCTTGGACCCCCTGGGCCTCCATCTCCCTCTGCCCTGGCAGCAGGTGCTCTGGCCATTCCCCATGTACCTGCTGGTGGCGTTCGGCTGCTACTCCCTGGCAACCATTGGCTACCGCCTGGCTACATTCAATGACTGCAAGGCTGCGGCGAAGGAGCTCCAGGAGCAGATCAGAGAGGCCCGAGCGGACCTGAGCCGGCGAGGGCTGAAATTCTGA
- the SLC50A1 gene encoding sugar transporter SWEET1, whose translation MEPPLPLLSGACVACTLGMFATGLTDLRQMFWIRSVENIQFLPFLTTDVNNLSWLSYGCLKQDWTLITVNTIGAALQTLYILVYFYFSHEKRRVLLQSMALLGVLILGYCYFNLLIPDVDVRLAHLGLFCSVFTISMYLSPLADLAKIIRTKSTRCLSFPLTVATFLASASWTLYGLQLNDLYIMVPNVPGIVTSILRFWLFWQFPPDQDKFYKPLQA comes from the exons ATGGAGCCGCCGCTGCCGCTGCTCTCGGGGGCCTGCGTCGCCTGCACCCTCGGCATGTTCGCCACGGGCCT GACTGACCTGCGCCAGATGTTTTGGATACGGAGTGTGGAGAATATCCAGTTCCTACCCTTCCTTACCACCGATGTAAA TAACCTGAGCTGGCTGAGCTACGGGTGCTTGAAGCAGGACTGGACACTGATCACCGTGAACACCATCGGGGCGGCGCTGCAGACCCTTTACATCCTGGTGTACTTCTACTTCAGCCACGAGAAG cGCCGGGTTCTGCTGCAGAGCATGGCCCTGCTGGGGGTGCTGATCCTCGGCTACTGCTACTTCAACCTCCTGATCCCAGACGTGGACGTGCGCCTGGCACACCTGGGGCTCTTCTGCAGCGTCTTCACCATCAGCATGTACCTCTCGCCCCTGGCTGACCTG GCCAAGATCATCCGGACCAAGTCAACCCGGTGCCTGTCCTTCCCACTGACTGTGGCCACCTTCCTGGCCTCAGCCAGTTGGACGCTCTATGGCCTACAGCTCAATGACCTCTACATCATG GTCCCTAACGTCCCCGGGATAGTCACCAGCATCCTGCGATTCTGGTTATTCTGGCAGTTCCCTCCGGACCAGGACAAGTTCTACAAGCCCCTGCAGGCCTGA
- the EFNA1 gene encoding ephrin-A1 isoform X1 has product MALLWVPLLGLCCWLAAADRHPVFWNSSNPKFLLDDYTVEVRLNDYLDIICPHYEEGSAPARTMERYTLYLVEYKEYMACKPHSKEQIRWECNKPAALHGPERFSEKFQRFTPFTLGKEFKEGHSYYYISKPIHHHGDGCLKLKVTVAGKATGTPPVHTPMQKGGIQADDADMQVLRSVGQNSALRSGSPVTLISLLLPLMVPQGL; this is encoded by the exons ATGGCGCTGCTCTGGGTGCCTCTGCTGGGGCTTTGCTGCTGGCTAGCGGCCGCGGACCGGCACCCGGTGTTCTGGAACAGCTCCAACCCCAA GTTCCTGTTGGATGACTACACAGTGGAGGTCCGGCTCAACGACTACCTGGACATCATCTGTCCGCACTACGAGGAGGGCAGTGCGCCGGCCCGCACCATGGAGCGCTACACTCTCTACCTGGTGGAGTATAAGGAGTACATGGCCTGCAAACCCCACTCCAAGGAGCAGATCCGCTGGGAGTGCAACAAGCCAGCCGCCCTGCATGGCCCCGAGCGGTTCTCAGAGAAGTTCCAGCGCTTCACGCCCTTCACCCTGGGGAAGGAGTTCAAGGAGGGACACAGCTACTACTACATCT CAAAACCAATTCACCACCATGGTGACGGCTGCCTGAAGCTGAAAGTGACTGTGGCTGGCAAAGCCA CTGGGACACCGCCCGTCCACACCCCGATGCAGAAGGGGGGGATCCAGGCAG ACGACGCGGACATGCAGGTCCTGAGGAGCGTGGGCCAGAACTCGGCACTGCGGAGTGGCAGCCCTGTCACCTTGATcagcctcctgctgcccctgATGGTGCCGCAAGGCCTGTGA